A region from the Aricia agestis chromosome 12, ilAriAges1.1, whole genome shotgun sequence genome encodes:
- the LOC121732288 gene encoding protein CLEC16A homolog isoform X4 translates to MFRSRSWFGGGWGRPKNPHSLERLKYLHNILCKNTTVSESNRGILVESLRCIAEILIWGDQNDSSVFDFFLEKNMLSYFLRIMRQKCGGSSYVCVQLLQTLNILFENIRNETSLYYLLSNNHVNSIIVHKFDVSDEEVMAYYISFLKTLSLKLNNHTIHFFYNEHTKDFPLYTEAIKFFNHPESMVRIAVRTLTLNVYRVQDASMLRFIRDRTAAPYFSNLVWFIGKHILELDACVRNDAEYVFFFCHQSQQKLDDLVAEHLDHLHYINDILCLNIPDLNDVLTEHLLHKLLIPLYIYSLTESRRPVTSSPYNRDHLQSIEAITRNLEAILTGKSADTSRLNYPIQRVDSEDEKPSVSCVVALFLLSQVFLIITHGPIVHALAWIIIQSDMSIFEDGASKVLDVYMLNAKSNVKLEFSKPQMSLEKALENTSCSERDYTTPEYSGPKTFGYDTDQSSCDLDPELVSTSLPSTSHISESSSVAHDSTEDLVTQIHPKPKENMPDSPLPDSGVDSSSSKTLSDLNNITDEEKQKLLKVVPGTSTERTMSLENMIESQSKDIEKRPFLKTVLDSLDCSENDYKALFALCLLYALINNKVGVSPELLEILLSSDESSAKDKESSESQDSSEASETPKKRYTESFNELLISKLIAIANLCCKPTSKVRLVTCELSIRLLRAAMCSGRAVRARDVAAADALRARAAALARNFYKCDDIFLDMFEDEYCEMSKKPLNVEWLCMDAAILLPPTKTPMSGIAFEKRLPSGEMERARRAIRTFFLIRAAYLALAGKPETQLPLTNPAPFERVGDVLDLNDSDLISCDIIQKDGTWQHRFLAVDSIQIILVEPDKQRLGWGVAKLVGSLQDLEIQGDKEDPRCLHLTVHKPRAGAAPRTVLLRAKFKFDDHIRSMAAKQRLTKGRTKARQKKMQQIGRLLEVAGVSAPLPAPRAAPLFARPALRRKDGDDGDRRLRRPSGHVLKDGVVVYRERTTSRESSVSRSSGSRDGSPRARSEEIPMEDIRRTSGLAAAIPSTSVQKNVPSSFQMMKKNSSEETSFISSDPKKRKGIVETI, encoded by the exons ATGTTTCGAAGTAGAAGCTGGTTTGGGGGTGGATGGGGTCGTCCCAAGAATCCCCATTCATTAGAAAGATTAAAATACCTTCATAACATACTCTGTAAGAACACAACAGTTTCTGAGAGCAATCGAGGGATTTTGGTAGAATCACTACGTTGTATCGCAGAGATTCTGATTTGGGGTGATCAAAATGATAGCTCAGTATTTGA TTTTTTCTTGGAGAAGAATATGCTGTCATATTTCTTGAGAATAATGAGACAAAAATGTGGTGGATCTTCCTATGTGTGTGTACAGTTGCTACAAACACTTAACATTTTGTTTGAAAACATAAGAAATGAGACGTCTCTAT attATTTGTTGAGCAATAATCATGTTAATAGTATAATTGTACACAAGTTTGATGTTTCCGATGAGGAAGTAATGGCCTACTACATTTCCTTTCTAAAGACCCTCAGCTTAAAACTAAATAATCACACTATACACTTTTTCTACAATGAG CATACAAAAGATTTTCCTCTATACACAGAGGCTATTAAGTTCTTTAACCATCCTGAATCCATGGTTCGAATAGCGGTACGGACACTCACATTGAATGTGTATAGAGTGCAAGATGCAAGCATGCTAAGGTTCATAAGAGACAG AACTGCAGCACCATACTTCAGTAACTTAGTCTGGTTCATTGGGAAACATATTTTGGAGTTGGATGCCTGTGTCAGAAATGATGCTGAGTATGTGTTTTTCTTCTG CCATCAATCTCAACAGAAGTTAGATGACTTAGTCGCTGAACATCTAGATCACTTACATTACATCAACGACATACTCTGCCTCAATATACCGGACCTAAATGATGTCCTAACAGAGCATCTACTGCACAAACTGTTAATACCTCTGTACATTTACTCCTTGACTGAGTCTAGAAGACCCGTGACGTCATCACCCTATAACAGAGATCATCTACAGAGTATAGAGGCGATAACTCGAAATCTAGAAGCGATATTGACCGGCAAATCTGCGGATACGTCCAGATTAAACTATCCCATACAAAGGGTTGATTCAGAAGACGAAAAACCATCAGTATCGTGCGTGGTCGCTCTATTTTTACTGTCACAAGTATTTCTTATAATAACTCACGGGCCCATAGTCCATGCGTTGGCCTGGATAATCATCCAAAGCGACATGTCAATTTTCGAAGATGGAGCCTCGAAGGTTCTAGACGTGTACATGTTAAACGCGAAATCCAATGTCAAATTGGAGTTCAGTAAGCCACAGATGAGCTTAGAGAAGGCTCTAGAAAATACCTCATGTTCAGAAAGAGATTATACTACTCCGGAATACTCTGGTCCGAAGACCTTTGGTTACGATACAGACCAGTCGAGTTGTGATTTAGATCCAGAGTTGGTTTCCACATCTCTCCCTTCCACATCTCATATCAGTGAATCATCCAGTGTTGCTCATGACTCCACAGAAGACCTAGTGACTCAAATCCATCCGAAGCCAAAAGAAAACATGCCGGATTCTCCCCTACCGGACTCCGGAGTCGACTCCAGTTCTTCAAAAACTCTATCGGATCTAAATAATATAACTGATGAAGAGAAACAGAAGTTACTTAAGGTTGTGCCCGGTACGTCGACCGAACGTACTATGAGCTTAGAGAATATGATAGAAAGTCAATCGAAGGATATTGAGAAGAGGCCGTTCTTAAAGACTGTATTGGACTCATTAGATTGCAGCGAAAACGACTATAAGGCGTTGTTCGCACTGTGCTTGTTGTATGCGCTGATCAACAATAAAG TTG GCGTAAGTCCAGAGCTCCTAGAAATACTGCTAAGCTCTGATGAGTCGAGTGCTAAAGACAAGGAGAGTTCTGAGAGCCAGGACTCGAGCGAAGCCAGCGAGACTCCTAAGAAACGATACACGGAGAGTTTCAACGAGCTACTCATATCCAAGCTAATAGCTATCGCTAACCTTTGTTGTAAACCTA CGTCAAAAGTCCGTCTAGTGACGTGCGAGCTGAGCATACGTCTGCTGCGCGCGGCAATGTGTAGCGGGCGGGCGGTGCGGGCGCGCGACGTCGCCGCGGCGGACGCCTTACGGGCGCGCGCCGCAGCACTCGCCAGAAACTTCTACAAGTGTGACGACATATTCCTGGACATGTTTGAAGACGA GTATTGCGAGATGAGCAAGAAGCCGCTGAACGTGGAATGGCTGTGCATGGATGCGGCGATCCTGCTGCCCCCCACCAAGACACCAATGTCCGGCATCGCCTTCGAGAAACGACTGCCTAGCGGAGAG ATGGAGCGTGCACGTCGCGCCATACGCACGTTCTTCCTCATCCGCGCGGCGTACCTGGCGCTGGCGGGCAAACCCGAGACGCAGCTGCCACTCACCAACCCCGCGCCGTTCGAGCGAGTTGGCGACGTTTTGGACCTCA ACGACTCTGATCTCATCTCGTGCGACATAATCCAGAAGGACGGGACGTGGCAGCACCGGTTTTTGGCGGTAGACAGCATCCAGATCATATTGGTGGAGCCTGACAAGCAACGACTGGGGTGGGGCGTCGCTAAATTGGTTGGAAGTCTGCAGGATTTAGAG ATCCAAGGTGACAAGGAGGATCCTCGTTGCCTGCACCTCACAGTACACAAGCCgcgcgccggcgccgcgccgcgcacCGTTCTACTGCGTGCGAAGTTCAAGTTCGACGATCACATCCGCAGCATGGCGGCTAAACAGCGCCTTACTAAG GGGCGTACGAAGGCGCGTCAGAAGAAGATGCAGCAGATCGGGCGGCTGTTGGAGGTGGCGGGGGTTTCGGCGCCGCTCCCCGCGCCCCGTGCCGCGCCGCTCTTCGCCCGCCCCGCGCTGCGTCGGAAAG ATGGCGATGACGGTGACAGAAGACTGCGGCGGCCGAGCGGGCACGTGCTGAAAGATGGTGTAGTGGTCTACCGGGAAAGAACTACTAGTAGAGAGAG TAGCGTGTCCCGCAGCAGCGGTTCCCGCGACGGTTCGCCGCGCGCGCGCTCCGAGGAGATCCCGATGGAGGACATCCGCCGGACCTCCGGCCTCGCCGCCGCCATACCCTCTACTAGCGTGCAGAAG AATGTACCCAGTTCCTTCCAAATGATGAAGAAGAATTCCTCAGAGGAAACGTCATTTATCTCCAGCGACCCGAAGAAACGGAAAGGAATCGTAGAGACTATTTGA
- the LOC121732288 gene encoding protein CLEC16A homolog isoform X3, with amino-acid sequence MFRSRSWFGGGWGRPKNPHSLERLKYLHNILCKNTTVSESNRGILVESLRCIAEILIWGDQNDSSVFDFFLEKNMLSYFLRIMRQKCGGSSYVCVQLLQTLNILFENIRNETSLYYLLSNNHVNSIIVHKFDVSDEEVMAYYISFLKTLSLKLNNHTIHFFYNEHTKDFPLYTEAIKFFNHPESMVRIAVRTLTLNVYRVQDASMLRFIRDRTAAPYFSNLVWFIGKHILELDACVRNDAEYVFFFCHQSQQKLDDLVAEHLDHLHYINDILCLNIPDLNDVLTEHLLHKLLIPLYIYSLTESRRPVTSSPYNRDHLQSIEAITRNLEAILTGKSADTSRLNYPIQRVDSEDEKPSVSCVVALFLLSQVFLIITHGPIVHALAWIIIQSDMSIFEDGASKVLDVYMLNAKSNVKLEFSKPQMSLEKALENTSCSERDYTTPEYSGPKTFGYDTDQSSCDLDPELVSTSLPSTSHISESSSVAHDSTEDLVTQIHPKPKENMPDSPLPDSGVDSSSSKTLSDLNNITDEEKQKLLKVVPGTSTERTMSLENMIESQSKDIEKRPFLKTVLDSLDCSENDYKALFALCLLYALINNKVGVSPELLEILLSSDESSAKDKESSESQDSSEASETPKKRYTESFNELLISKLIAIANLCCKPTSKVRLVTCELSIRLLRAAMCSGRAVRARDVAAADALRARAAALARNFYKCDDIFLDMFEDEYCEMSKKPLNVEWLCMDAAILLPPTKTPMSGIAFEKRLPSGEMERARRAIRTFFLIRAAYLALAGKPETQLPLTNPAPFERVGDVLDLNDSDLISCDIIQKDGTWQHRFLAVDSIQIILVEPDKQRLGWGVAKLVGSLQDLEIQGDKEDPRCLHLTVHKPRAGAAPRTVLLRAKFKFDDHIRSMAAKQRLTKGRTKARQKKMQQIGRLLEVAGVSAPLPAPRAAPLFARPALRRKGIDGDDGDRRLRRPSGHVLKDGVVVYRERTTSRESVSRSSGSRDGSPRARSEEIPMEDIRRTSGLAAAIPSTSVQKNVPSSFQMMKKNSSEETSFISSDPKKRKGIVETI; translated from the exons ATGTTTCGAAGTAGAAGCTGGTTTGGGGGTGGATGGGGTCGTCCCAAGAATCCCCATTCATTAGAAAGATTAAAATACCTTCATAACATACTCTGTAAGAACACAACAGTTTCTGAGAGCAATCGAGGGATTTTGGTAGAATCACTACGTTGTATCGCAGAGATTCTGATTTGGGGTGATCAAAATGATAGCTCAGTATTTGA TTTTTTCTTGGAGAAGAATATGCTGTCATATTTCTTGAGAATAATGAGACAAAAATGTGGTGGATCTTCCTATGTGTGTGTACAGTTGCTACAAACACTTAACATTTTGTTTGAAAACATAAGAAATGAGACGTCTCTAT attATTTGTTGAGCAATAATCATGTTAATAGTATAATTGTACACAAGTTTGATGTTTCCGATGAGGAAGTAATGGCCTACTACATTTCCTTTCTAAAGACCCTCAGCTTAAAACTAAATAATCACACTATACACTTTTTCTACAATGAG CATACAAAAGATTTTCCTCTATACACAGAGGCTATTAAGTTCTTTAACCATCCTGAATCCATGGTTCGAATAGCGGTACGGACACTCACATTGAATGTGTATAGAGTGCAAGATGCAAGCATGCTAAGGTTCATAAGAGACAG AACTGCAGCACCATACTTCAGTAACTTAGTCTGGTTCATTGGGAAACATATTTTGGAGTTGGATGCCTGTGTCAGAAATGATGCTGAGTATGTGTTTTTCTTCTG CCATCAATCTCAACAGAAGTTAGATGACTTAGTCGCTGAACATCTAGATCACTTACATTACATCAACGACATACTCTGCCTCAATATACCGGACCTAAATGATGTCCTAACAGAGCATCTACTGCACAAACTGTTAATACCTCTGTACATTTACTCCTTGACTGAGTCTAGAAGACCCGTGACGTCATCACCCTATAACAGAGATCATCTACAGAGTATAGAGGCGATAACTCGAAATCTAGAAGCGATATTGACCGGCAAATCTGCGGATACGTCCAGATTAAACTATCCCATACAAAGGGTTGATTCAGAAGACGAAAAACCATCAGTATCGTGCGTGGTCGCTCTATTTTTACTGTCACAAGTATTTCTTATAATAACTCACGGGCCCATAGTCCATGCGTTGGCCTGGATAATCATCCAAAGCGACATGTCAATTTTCGAAGATGGAGCCTCGAAGGTTCTAGACGTGTACATGTTAAACGCGAAATCCAATGTCAAATTGGAGTTCAGTAAGCCACAGATGAGCTTAGAGAAGGCTCTAGAAAATACCTCATGTTCAGAAAGAGATTATACTACTCCGGAATACTCTGGTCCGAAGACCTTTGGTTACGATACAGACCAGTCGAGTTGTGATTTAGATCCAGAGTTGGTTTCCACATCTCTCCCTTCCACATCTCATATCAGTGAATCATCCAGTGTTGCTCATGACTCCACAGAAGACCTAGTGACTCAAATCCATCCGAAGCCAAAAGAAAACATGCCGGATTCTCCCCTACCGGACTCCGGAGTCGACTCCAGTTCTTCAAAAACTCTATCGGATCTAAATAATATAACTGATGAAGAGAAACAGAAGTTACTTAAGGTTGTGCCCGGTACGTCGACCGAACGTACTATGAGCTTAGAGAATATGATAGAAAGTCAATCGAAGGATATTGAGAAGAGGCCGTTCTTAAAGACTGTATTGGACTCATTAGATTGCAGCGAAAACGACTATAAGGCGTTGTTCGCACTGTGCTTGTTGTATGCGCTGATCAACAATAAAG TTG GCGTAAGTCCAGAGCTCCTAGAAATACTGCTAAGCTCTGATGAGTCGAGTGCTAAAGACAAGGAGAGTTCTGAGAGCCAGGACTCGAGCGAAGCCAGCGAGACTCCTAAGAAACGATACACGGAGAGTTTCAACGAGCTACTCATATCCAAGCTAATAGCTATCGCTAACCTTTGTTGTAAACCTA CGTCAAAAGTCCGTCTAGTGACGTGCGAGCTGAGCATACGTCTGCTGCGCGCGGCAATGTGTAGCGGGCGGGCGGTGCGGGCGCGCGACGTCGCCGCGGCGGACGCCTTACGGGCGCGCGCCGCAGCACTCGCCAGAAACTTCTACAAGTGTGACGACATATTCCTGGACATGTTTGAAGACGA GTATTGCGAGATGAGCAAGAAGCCGCTGAACGTGGAATGGCTGTGCATGGATGCGGCGATCCTGCTGCCCCCCACCAAGACACCAATGTCCGGCATCGCCTTCGAGAAACGACTGCCTAGCGGAGAG ATGGAGCGTGCACGTCGCGCCATACGCACGTTCTTCCTCATCCGCGCGGCGTACCTGGCGCTGGCGGGCAAACCCGAGACGCAGCTGCCACTCACCAACCCCGCGCCGTTCGAGCGAGTTGGCGACGTTTTGGACCTCA ACGACTCTGATCTCATCTCGTGCGACATAATCCAGAAGGACGGGACGTGGCAGCACCGGTTTTTGGCGGTAGACAGCATCCAGATCATATTGGTGGAGCCTGACAAGCAACGACTGGGGTGGGGCGTCGCTAAATTGGTTGGAAGTCTGCAGGATTTAGAG ATCCAAGGTGACAAGGAGGATCCTCGTTGCCTGCACCTCACAGTACACAAGCCgcgcgccggcgccgcgccgcgcacCGTTCTACTGCGTGCGAAGTTCAAGTTCGACGATCACATCCGCAGCATGGCGGCTAAACAGCGCCTTACTAAG GGGCGTACGAAGGCGCGTCAGAAGAAGATGCAGCAGATCGGGCGGCTGTTGGAGGTGGCGGGGGTTTCGGCGCCGCTCCCCGCGCCCCGTGCCGCGCCGCTCTTCGCCCGCCCCGCGCTGCGTCGGAAAG GTATAGATGGCGATGACGGTGACAGAAGACTGCGGCGGCCGAGCGGGCACGTGCTGAAAGATGGTGTAGTGGTCTACCGGGAAAGAACTACTAGTAGAGAGAG CGTGTCCCGCAGCAGCGGTTCCCGCGACGGTTCGCCGCGCGCGCGCTCCGAGGAGATCCCGATGGAGGACATCCGCCGGACCTCCGGCCTCGCCGCCGCCATACCCTCTACTAGCGTGCAGAAG AATGTACCCAGTTCCTTCCAAATGATGAAGAAGAATTCCTCAGAGGAAACGTCATTTATCTCCAGCGACCCGAAGAAACGGAAAGGAATCGTAGAGACTATTTGA
- the LOC121732288 gene encoding protein CLEC16A homolog isoform X2 codes for MFRSRSWFGGGWGRPKNPHSLERLKYLHNILCKNTTVSESNRGILVESLRCIAEILIWGDQNDSSVFDFFLEKNMLSYFLRIMRQKCGGSSYVCVQLLQTLNILFENIRNETSLYYLLSNNHVNSIIVHKFDVSDEEVMAYYISFLKTLSLKLNNHTIHFFYNEHTKDFPLYTEAIKFFNHPESMVRIAVRTLTLNVYRVQDASMLRFIRDRTAAPYFSNLVWFIGKHILELDACVRNDAEYVFFFCHQSQQKLDDLVAEHLDHLHYINDILCLNIPDLNDVLTEHLLHKLLIPLYIYSLTESRRPVTSSPYNRDHLQSIEAITRNLEAILTGKSADTSRLNYPIQRVDSEDEKPSVSCVVALFLLSQVFLIITHGPIVHALAWIIIQSDMSIFEDGASKVLDVYMLNAKSNVKLEFSKPQMSLEKALENTSCSERDYTTPEYSGPKTFGYDTDQSSCDLDPELVSTSLPSTSHISESSSVAHDSTEDLVTQIHPKPKENMPDSPLPDSGVDSSSSKTLSDLNNITDEEKQKLLKVVPGTSTERTMSLENMIESQSKDIEKRPFLKTVLDSLDCSENDYKALFALCLLYALINNKGVSPELLEILLSSDESSAKDKESSESQDSSEASETPKKRYTESFNELLISKLIAIANLCCKPTSKVRLVTCELSIRLLRAAMCSGRAVRARDVAAADALRARAAALARNFYKCDDIFLDMFEDEYCEMSKKPLNVEWLCMDAAILLPPTKTPMSGIAFEKRLPSGEMERARRAIRTFFLIRAAYLALAGKPETQLPLTNPAPFERVGDVLDLNDSDLISCDIIQKDGTWQHRFLAVDSIQIILVEPDKQRLGWGVAKLVGSLQDLEIQGDKEDPRCLHLTVHKPRAGAAPRTVLLRAKFKFDDHIRSMAAKQRLTKGRTKARQKKMQQIGRLLEVAGVSAPLPAPRAAPLFARPALRRKGIDGDDGDRRLRRPSGHVLKDGVVVYRERTTSRESSVSRSSGSRDGSPRARSEEIPMEDIRRTSGLAAAIPSTSVQKNVPSSFQMMKKNSSEETSFISSDPKKRKGIVETI; via the exons ATGTTTCGAAGTAGAAGCTGGTTTGGGGGTGGATGGGGTCGTCCCAAGAATCCCCATTCATTAGAAAGATTAAAATACCTTCATAACATACTCTGTAAGAACACAACAGTTTCTGAGAGCAATCGAGGGATTTTGGTAGAATCACTACGTTGTATCGCAGAGATTCTGATTTGGGGTGATCAAAATGATAGCTCAGTATTTGA TTTTTTCTTGGAGAAGAATATGCTGTCATATTTCTTGAGAATAATGAGACAAAAATGTGGTGGATCTTCCTATGTGTGTGTACAGTTGCTACAAACACTTAACATTTTGTTTGAAAACATAAGAAATGAGACGTCTCTAT attATTTGTTGAGCAATAATCATGTTAATAGTATAATTGTACACAAGTTTGATGTTTCCGATGAGGAAGTAATGGCCTACTACATTTCCTTTCTAAAGACCCTCAGCTTAAAACTAAATAATCACACTATACACTTTTTCTACAATGAG CATACAAAAGATTTTCCTCTATACACAGAGGCTATTAAGTTCTTTAACCATCCTGAATCCATGGTTCGAATAGCGGTACGGACACTCACATTGAATGTGTATAGAGTGCAAGATGCAAGCATGCTAAGGTTCATAAGAGACAG AACTGCAGCACCATACTTCAGTAACTTAGTCTGGTTCATTGGGAAACATATTTTGGAGTTGGATGCCTGTGTCAGAAATGATGCTGAGTATGTGTTTTTCTTCTG CCATCAATCTCAACAGAAGTTAGATGACTTAGTCGCTGAACATCTAGATCACTTACATTACATCAACGACATACTCTGCCTCAATATACCGGACCTAAATGATGTCCTAACAGAGCATCTACTGCACAAACTGTTAATACCTCTGTACATTTACTCCTTGACTGAGTCTAGAAGACCCGTGACGTCATCACCCTATAACAGAGATCATCTACAGAGTATAGAGGCGATAACTCGAAATCTAGAAGCGATATTGACCGGCAAATCTGCGGATACGTCCAGATTAAACTATCCCATACAAAGGGTTGATTCAGAAGACGAAAAACCATCAGTATCGTGCGTGGTCGCTCTATTTTTACTGTCACAAGTATTTCTTATAATAACTCACGGGCCCATAGTCCATGCGTTGGCCTGGATAATCATCCAAAGCGACATGTCAATTTTCGAAGATGGAGCCTCGAAGGTTCTAGACGTGTACATGTTAAACGCGAAATCCAATGTCAAATTGGAGTTCAGTAAGCCACAGATGAGCTTAGAGAAGGCTCTAGAAAATACCTCATGTTCAGAAAGAGATTATACTACTCCGGAATACTCTGGTCCGAAGACCTTTGGTTACGATACAGACCAGTCGAGTTGTGATTTAGATCCAGAGTTGGTTTCCACATCTCTCCCTTCCACATCTCATATCAGTGAATCATCCAGTGTTGCTCATGACTCCACAGAAGACCTAGTGACTCAAATCCATCCGAAGCCAAAAGAAAACATGCCGGATTCTCCCCTACCGGACTCCGGAGTCGACTCCAGTTCTTCAAAAACTCTATCGGATCTAAATAATATAACTGATGAAGAGAAACAGAAGTTACTTAAGGTTGTGCCCGGTACGTCGACCGAACGTACTATGAGCTTAGAGAATATGATAGAAAGTCAATCGAAGGATATTGAGAAGAGGCCGTTCTTAAAGACTGTATTGGACTCATTAGATTGCAGCGAAAACGACTATAAGGCGTTGTTCGCACTGTGCTTGTTGTATGCGCTGATCAACAATAAAG GCGTAAGTCCAGAGCTCCTAGAAATACTGCTAAGCTCTGATGAGTCGAGTGCTAAAGACAAGGAGAGTTCTGAGAGCCAGGACTCGAGCGAAGCCAGCGAGACTCCTAAGAAACGATACACGGAGAGTTTCAACGAGCTACTCATATCCAAGCTAATAGCTATCGCTAACCTTTGTTGTAAACCTA CGTCAAAAGTCCGTCTAGTGACGTGCGAGCTGAGCATACGTCTGCTGCGCGCGGCAATGTGTAGCGGGCGGGCGGTGCGGGCGCGCGACGTCGCCGCGGCGGACGCCTTACGGGCGCGCGCCGCAGCACTCGCCAGAAACTTCTACAAGTGTGACGACATATTCCTGGACATGTTTGAAGACGA GTATTGCGAGATGAGCAAGAAGCCGCTGAACGTGGAATGGCTGTGCATGGATGCGGCGATCCTGCTGCCCCCCACCAAGACACCAATGTCCGGCATCGCCTTCGAGAAACGACTGCCTAGCGGAGAG ATGGAGCGTGCACGTCGCGCCATACGCACGTTCTTCCTCATCCGCGCGGCGTACCTGGCGCTGGCGGGCAAACCCGAGACGCAGCTGCCACTCACCAACCCCGCGCCGTTCGAGCGAGTTGGCGACGTTTTGGACCTCA ACGACTCTGATCTCATCTCGTGCGACATAATCCAGAAGGACGGGACGTGGCAGCACCGGTTTTTGGCGGTAGACAGCATCCAGATCATATTGGTGGAGCCTGACAAGCAACGACTGGGGTGGGGCGTCGCTAAATTGGTTGGAAGTCTGCAGGATTTAGAG ATCCAAGGTGACAAGGAGGATCCTCGTTGCCTGCACCTCACAGTACACAAGCCgcgcgccggcgccgcgccgcgcacCGTTCTACTGCGTGCGAAGTTCAAGTTCGACGATCACATCCGCAGCATGGCGGCTAAACAGCGCCTTACTAAG GGGCGTACGAAGGCGCGTCAGAAGAAGATGCAGCAGATCGGGCGGCTGTTGGAGGTGGCGGGGGTTTCGGCGCCGCTCCCCGCGCCCCGTGCCGCGCCGCTCTTCGCCCGCCCCGCGCTGCGTCGGAAAG GTATAGATGGCGATGACGGTGACAGAAGACTGCGGCGGCCGAGCGGGCACGTGCTGAAAGATGGTGTAGTGGTCTACCGGGAAAGAACTACTAGTAGAGAGAG TAGCGTGTCCCGCAGCAGCGGTTCCCGCGACGGTTCGCCGCGCGCGCGCTCCGAGGAGATCCCGATGGAGGACATCCGCCGGACCTCCGGCCTCGCCGCCGCCATACCCTCTACTAGCGTGCAGAAG AATGTACCCAGTTCCTTCCAAATGATGAAGAAGAATTCCTCAGAGGAAACGTCATTTATCTCCAGCGACCCGAAGAAACGGAAAGGAATCGTAGAGACTATTTGA